A region of Paramormyrops kingsleyae isolate MSU_618 chromosome 17, PKINGS_0.4, whole genome shotgun sequence DNA encodes the following proteins:
- the LOC140579087 gene encoding olfactory receptor 2G6-like: protein MENSSSELVFVLHGLNETKTNRQIFFGLSLLAYVFTIFVNLTLILTILLEKNLHEPMFIFLCNLCVNSICGSTSFYPKLLIDLLSDSHVISYTACIIQLFGIYMYLFCEFTNLTVMAYDRYVAICKPLEYHSIMTPHRVRMLVQMTWFLSFIETTVGIVLTVRLPLCGSRIDKLYCFNWDLVKLACVDTTLNNIYGYFFIVFNIFEVVLIITSYVLITRACVQSQAERNKFMETCLPHLLTLGILAISLSFDVVSARLTSDTSLQALRNSLSIMYLIVPPILNPLIYGLKLKQLRRIVLKRFATKITALK, encoded by the coding sequence ATGGAGAATTCTTCCAGTGAGCTTGTTTTTGTGCTCCATGGATTGAATGAGActaaaacaaacagacagatcTTTTTTGGCCTTTCTCTTCTTGCCTATGTTTTCACTATTTTTGTGAATTTAACTCTGATTTTGACCATATTGCTGGAAAAAAATCTCCATGAGCCCATGTTCATCTTCCTGTGTAATCTGTGTGTAAACAGCATTTGTGGCTCGACAAGTTTCTATCCAAAGCTACTGATTGACCTTCTGTCAGACTCTCATGTGATCTCATACACTGCATGTATAATTCAGCTATTTGGAATCTACATGTATCTCTTTTGTGAATTCACTAATTTGACAGTAATGGCTTATGACAGGTATGTCGCAATATGCAAACCGTTGGAGTATCACTCTATTATGACGCCTCACAGAGTAAGAATGTTGGTGCAGATGACGTGGTTCTTATCATTCATTGAGACAACTGTTGGTATTGTATTGACAGTCAGGCTGCCATTGTGTGGATCCAGAATTGATAAgctttattgttttaattgGGACTTAGTTAAGCTGGCCTGTGTAGATACCacattaaataatatatatggCTACTTTTTCATCGTTTTCAACATATTTGAAGTTGTACTTATCATAACCTCCTATGTCCTAATCACCAGGGCGTGTGTTCAGTCTCAGGCAGAGCGTAATAAGTTCATGGAGACCTGCCTGCCTCATCTTCTCACCCTGGGTATCTTGGCCATTTCTCTTTCTTTCGATGTTGTATCAGCACGTTTAACCTCAGACACCTCCCTGCAGGCTCTCAGAAACAGCCTTTCTATAATGTACCTCATTGTTCCTCCTATCCTGAACCCTCTCATTTATGGTCTGAAACTGAAGCAGCTTCGTAGGATTGTGTTGAAAAGGTTCGCCACCAAAATTACTGCACTGAAATAA
- the LOC140579218 gene encoding olfactory receptor 8I2-like yields MENSSREMFFFLNGLNDTKSNKLIYFSCSFLIYLFTIFMNLTLVVTVLLDRVLHEPMYVFLCNLCVNGIYGATSFYPKFLLDLLSESHIISYNACLAQICLVYTYVFCQLSNLTVMAYDRYAAICKPLQYHSIMTQGKVGKLLLVPWLLSLCETLVWYILIARLPLCGFKIDKLYCTSWDVVKLSCVDTSVNNLYGYLLIIAHFIQALLIVISYFHIIRTCVRSKAEQNKFMETCLPHVITLTTFYLSAAFDVLYARYGSSSSLQGLRNFFSIEYLIIPPLLDPLIYGLKLKQIRRSVWRLLSRKVSALI; encoded by the coding sequence atggaaaattcatcccgtgaaatgttttttttcctcaatggTTTGAACGACACAAAATCAAacaaactgatttatttttcctgttcgtttctcatctacctgtTTACAATTTTTATGAATTTAACTCTGGTTGTGACTGTTTTGCTGGACAGAGTTCTGCATGAGCCCATGTACGTCTTCCTGTGTAATCTGTGTGTCAATGGGATTTATGGTGCTACAAGTTTTTACCCCAAGTTTCTGCTGGACCTCTTATCAGAATCTCACATTATCTCATACAATGCATGCTTAGCTCAAATTTGTTTGGTTTACACATATGTGTTTTGTCAGCTTTCCAATCTGACAGTGATGGCTTATGACAGGTATGCTGCAATATGTAAACCCCTGCAGTATCACTCCATTATGACCCAGGGGAAGGTGGGGAAATTGCTGCTAGTCCCTTGGCTGTTATCTTTGTGTGAGACATTAGTTTGGTATATTTTGATAGCTAGGTTGCCTTTGTGTGGGTTCAAAATTGATAAACTTTATTGCACCAGCTGGGATGTGGTGAAGCTCTCCTGTGTAGACACCAGTGTGAATAATCTATATGGATACTTGTTAATTATTGCTCATTTCATCCAAGCACTACTGATTGTAATCTCCTACTTCCACATCATCAGGACATGTGTGCGATCAAAGGCAGAACAGAACAAGTTCATGGAGACCTGCCTGCCCCATGTGATCACTCTGACTACCTTCTATCTATCTGCTGCGTTTGATGTCTTATATGCACGTTATGGATCTAGTAGCAGCCTGCAGGGTCTCCGTAACTTCTTCTCCATAGAGTATCTGATCATCCCTCCTCTGCTGGACCCCCTCATTTACGGCCTGAAGCTGAAGCAGATTCGTCGGAGTGTCTGGAGGCTGCTCAGCAGGAAAGTCAGTGCCCTGATATAG
- the LOC111846874 gene encoding olfactory receptor 2F1-like yields MENSSREIFFFLSTLNDTKSNKLIYFSCSFIIYLLTIFVNLTLVVTVMLDRVLHEPMYIFLCNLCINGIYGATSFYPKFLLDLLSESHIISYNACLAQICLVYTYVFCQLSNLTVMAYDRYVAICKPLQYHSIMTQGKVGKLLLVPWLISFCETLVGYILMAKLPLCGFKIDKLYCTSWDVVKLSCVDTSVNNLYGYTIVISHFIQALLIVISYSHIIRTCVRSKAEQSKFMETCLPHVITLTTFCLSAAFDVLYARYGSSSSLQGLRNFFSIEYLIIPPLLNPLIYGLKLKQIRRSVWRLLSRKVSALT; encoded by the coding sequence ATGGAAAACTCATCtcgtgaaatatttttttttctcagtactTTAAACGACACAAAATCAAacaaactgatttatttttccTGTTCATTTATCATCTACTTGCTTACAATTTTTGTTAACTTGACTCTGGTTGTGACTGTTATGCTGGACAGAGTTCTGCATGAGCCCATGTACATCTTCCTGTGTAATCTGTGTATCAATGGGATTTATGGTGCTACAAGTTTTTACCCAAAGTTTCTGTTGGACCTCTTATCAGAATCTCACATTATCTCATACAATGCATGCTTAGCTCAAATTTGTTTGGTTTACACATATGTGTTTTGTCAGCTTTCCAATCTAACAGTAATGGCTTATGACAGGTATGTTGCAATATGTAAACCCCTGCAGTATCACTCCATTATGACCCAGGGGAAGGTGGGGAAATTGCTGCTGGTACCCTGGCTGATATCTTTTTGTGAGACATTAGTTGGGTATATCTTGATGGCTAAGTTACCTTTGTGTGGCTTCAAAATTGATAAACTTTATTGTACCAGCTGGGATGTGGTGAAGCTCTCCTGTGTAGACACCAGTGTGAATAATCTATATGGATATACAATAGTCATCTCTCATTTCATCCAAGCACTACTGATTGTAATCTCCTACTCCCACATCATCAGGACATGTGTGCGATCAAAAGCAGAACAGAGCAAGTTCATGGAGACCTGTCTGCCCCATGTGATCACTCTGACTACCTTCTGTCTATCTGCTGCATTTGATGTCTTATATGCTCGTTATGGAtccagcagcagcctgcaggGTCTCCGTAACTTCTTCTCCATAGAGTATCTGATCATCCCTCCCCTGCTGAACCCCCTTATTTACGGCCTGAAGCTGAAGCAGATTCGTCGGAGTGTCTGGAGGCTGCTCAGCAGGAAAGTCAGTGCCCTGACATAG
- the LOC111841434 gene encoding olfactory receptor 1L4-like yields the protein MENSSSEIVFVLSGLNETKTTKQVYFAFALLAYIFTLFVNVTLVLAIFFERILHEPMYIFLCNLCVNGIFGATGFYPKILIDLLSDSHIISYRACLTQIYMIYNYVFCEFVNLAVMAYDRYVAICKPLEYHSIMTPWKVGKLLLVIWLIPFCETSVGMIMTARLTLCGSRIDKLYCTNWEVVKLSCRDTTLNNLYGYILMFMHVFQAFLLILISYIQIIRTCLRSRAERSKFMETCLPHLITLINFTLSFTFDVMYARYGSQGSLQSLRNILTVEYLVVPPLLNPLIYGLKLKQIRRSIWRRFQPKNCHAKVKPKISKNILAH from the coding sequence atggaaaattcatCTAGTGAAATTGTGTTTGTGCTCAGTGGATTGAACGAGACAAAGACAACCAAGCAGGTTTATTTTGCATTCGCTCTTCTTGCCTACATTTTTACCTTGTTTGTAAACGTGACTCTTGTTTTGGCAATTTTTTTCGAAAGAATTCTCCATGAGCCCATGTACATCTTCCTGTGTAATCTCTGTGTTAATGGCATTTTTGGCGCTACTGGTTTCTACCCCAAGATTCTTATTGACCTCTTATCTGACTCTCACATTATTTCATACAGGGCATGTTTGACTCAGATTTACATGATCTACAATTATGTTTTCTGTGAATTTGTAAATCTGGCAGTGATGGCTTATGACAGGTATGTCGCAATATGTAAACCATTGGAGTATCACTCCATCATGACGCCTTGGAAGGTTGGAAAATTACTGCTGGTGATTTGGCTTATCCCGTTTTGTGAGACATCAGTCGGCATGATCATGACAGCTAGACTAACGCTCTGCGGATCAAGGATTGATAAGCTCTACTGTACCAACTGGGAGGTGGTGAAGCTCTCCTGTAGAGACACTACACTGAATAATTTATACGGCTATATTCTTATGTTTATGCATGTTTTTCAAGCATTTTTATTGATCTTAATCTCTTACATCCAAATCATCAGGACGTGTCTGAGATCCCGAGCAGAAAGGAGTAAATTCATGGAGACCTGCCTGCCGCACCTCATCACCTTAATTAATTTCACTCTTTCCTTCACTTTTGACGTTATGTATGCACGCTACGGGTCTCAGGGCTCTCTCCAGTCTCTCCGTAATATTCTCACTGTAGAGTATCTGGTCGTTCCTCCTCTCCTGAACCCCCTCATCTATGGCCTGAAGCTGAAGCAGATTCGTAGGAGTATATGGAGAAGGTTTCAGCCCAAAAACTGTCACGCTAAAGTAAAGCCCAAAATAAGTAAAAACATTTTAGCTCACTAA
- the LOC140579216 gene encoding olfactory receptor 4A15-like, with product MENSTHEIVFSLNGLNDTKSNQLIYFSCSFLIYLFTVFVSLTLVVTVMLDRVLHEPMYIFLCNLCVNGIYGATSFYPKFLLDLLSESHIISYNACLAQICLVYSYVFCQLSNLTVMAYDRYAAICKPLQYHSIMTQGKVGKLLLVPWLLSLCETLVGYILIARLPLCGFKIDKLYCTSWDVVKLSCVDTSVNNLYGQVIVVIHFFQALLIVISYFHIIRTCVRSKAEQNKFMETCLPHVITLSNFYVSAVFDVLYARYGSSSSLQGLRNFFSIEYLIIPPLLDPLIYGLKLKQIRLSVWRLLSRKVSALT from the coding sequence atggaaaactcaACTCATGAAATTGTTTTTTCCCTCAATGGATTGAACGACACAAAATCAAACCAACTGATTTATTTTTCCTGTTCATTTCTCATCTACTTGTTTACAGTTTTTGTGAGTTTGACTCTGGTTGTGACTGTTATGCTGGACAGAGTTCTACATGAGCCCATGTACATCTTCCTGTGTAATCTGTGTGTCAATGGGATTTATGGTGCTACAAGTTTTTACCCCAAGTTTCTGTTGGACCTCTTATCAGAATCTCACATTATCTCATACAATGCATGTTTAGCTCAAATTTGTTTGGTTTACTCATATGTGTTTTGTCAGCTTTCCAATCTAACAGTAATGGCTTATGACAGGTATGCTGCAATATGTAAACCCCTGCAGTATCACTCCATTATGACCCAGGGGAAGGTGGGGAAATTGCTGCTGGTCCCTTGGCTGTTATCTTTGTGTGAGACATTAGTTGGGTATATTTTGATAGCTAGGTTGCCTTTGTGTGGGTTCAAAATTGATAAACTTTATTGCACCAGCTGGGATGTGGTGAAGCTCTCCTGTGTAGACACCAGTGTGAATAATCTATATGGACAGGTAATAGTTGTTATTCATTTTTTCCAAGCACTGCTGATTGTAATCTCCTACTTCCACATCATCAGGACATGTGTGCGATCGAAAGCAGAGCAGAACAAGTTCATGGAGACCTGTCTGCCCCATGTGATCACTCTGAGTAACTTCTATGTATCTGCTGTGTTTGATGTCTTATATGCACGTTATGGAtccagcagcagcctgcaggGTCTCCGTAACTTCTTCTCCATAGAGTATCTGATCATCCCTCCTCTGCTGGACCCCCTCATTTACGGCCTGAAGCTGAAGCAGATTCGTCTGAGTGTCTGGAGGCTGCTCAGCAGGAAAGTCAGTGCCCTGACATAG
- the LOC140579172 gene encoding LOW QUALITY PROTEIN: olfactory receptor 7D4-like (The sequence of the model RefSeq protein was modified relative to this genomic sequence to represent the inferred CDS: inserted 1 base in 1 codon) produces MENSSSELVFLLHGLNETRTNRQIIFGLSILAYVFTIFVNLTLILTILLEKILHEPMFIFLCNLCVNSICGSTSFYPKLLIDLLSDSHVISYTACIIQIFGICMYLFCENTNLSVMAYDRYVAICKPLEYHSIMTPGRVGMLVQITWFLTFTETIVGIVLIVRLPLCGSRINKLYCFDWDVAKLSCIDTTLNNVYTFVIMAFHIFQVLLIIISYVLIIRTCVQSQAERNKFMETCLPHLITLGILVISASFDGVXSSDSSLQALRNSLSIMYLIVPPIMNPLVYGLKLKQLRRIVWRRFNSKITALK; encoded by the exons ATGGAGAACTCTTCCAGTGAACTTGTTTTTTTGCTCCATGGTTTGAATGAAACTAGAACAAACAGACAGATCATTTTTGGTCTTTCCATTCTTGCCTATGTTTTCACAATTTTTGTGAATTTAACTCTGATTTTGACCATATTGCTGGAAAAAATTCTCCATGAGCCCATGTTCATCTTCCTGTGTAATCTGTGTGTAAACAGCATCTGTGGCTCTACAAGTTTCTATCCAAAGCTACTGATTGACCTTCTGTCAGACTCTCATGTGATCTCATACACTgcatgtataattcaaatatttggaATCTGCATGTATCTCTTCTGTGAAAATACCAATTTATCAGTAATGGCTTATGACAGGTATGTTGCGATATGCAAACCGTTGGAGTATCACTCCATTATGACTCCTGGCAGAGTAGGAATGTTGGTGCAAATAACTTGGTTCTTAACTTTCACTGAGACAATTGTTGGCATTGTGCTTATAGTCAGGCTGCCCTTGTGTGGATCCAGAATTAATAAGCTTTATTGTTTTGACTGGGATGTGGCAAAGCTGTCCTGTATAGATACCACCTTAAACAATGTATATACCTTCGTTATCATGGCTTTTCATATATTTCAAGTCCTGCTAATTATAATCTCCTATGTCCTAATCATCAGGACATGTGTTCAGTCTCAGGCAGAGCGTAATAAGTTCATGGAGACCTGCCTGCCTCATCTTATCACCCTAGGTATATTGGTCATTTCTGCATCTTTTGATGGTG TCAGCTCAGACTCCTCCCTGCAGGCTCTCAGAAATAGCCTTTCTATAATGTACCTCATTGTTCCTCCTATCATGAACCCTCTTGTTTATGGTCTGAAACTGAAGCAGCTTCGTCGGATTGTGTGGAGAAGGTTCAACAGCAAAATTACAGCCCTGAAATAA